From the genome of Scytonema hofmannii PCC 7110, one region includes:
- a CDS encoding histidine phosphatase family protein, which translates to MPLKPEQHQGTRVVLVRHGQSTYNALGLYQGCSDESILTEKGCSAASKTGAYLKGLAFDAIYCSPLKRAQQTAGEILEAMSPTVDPNTIHITTLLKETDLPIWQGLAFQYVREKFANEYRTWKQHPHEFCMELPHSPPSYFYPALDLYKRVRQFWQEVLPRHRGQTLLVVAHGGTNRALIHTAIGVTPEHYHCIEQSNCGISILEFPDGSLESGQLMGVNSTSNLEESLPNLQESNQGLRLILLSSQSTSEKQIQQSVQMLEKIGIDFRLNADIHEYQAIVSVRANSEQLSTGLVLGGDRIIKDFINQALSLNPEQLWRLQLYPETISILYYPEPQGVPILQAMNVSVTDKDLLFKLLDNKSYIPAPF; encoded by the coding sequence ATGCCCTTGAAGCCTGAGCAACACCAAGGAACTCGCGTAGTTCTCGTTCGTCACGGACAAAGTACTTACAATGCTCTTGGTCTTTATCAAGGCTGTAGTGATGAATCAATTCTGACAGAGAAAGGGTGCAGTGCTGCTAGCAAGACTGGGGCTTACTTGAAGGGGTTAGCGTTTGATGCCATTTATTGCAGTCCTTTAAAACGAGCGCAGCAAACAGCTGGGGAAATATTGGAGGCTATGTCTCCCACTGTTGACCCAAATACAATCCATATAACTACCCTGTTGAAAGAAACCGATCTACCAATTTGGCAAGGCTTGGCATTCCAATACGTGCGCGAAAAATTTGCGAATGAATACCGCACTTGGAAACAACACCCTCATGAATTCTGTATGGAACTTCCCCATTCCCCTCCTTCGTATTTTTACCCGGCTTTAGATCTGTACAAACGAGTGCGACAATTTTGGCAGGAGGTGTTACCCCGCCACAGGGGTCAGACTTTGTTGGTTGTTGCTCACGGAGGTACTAACCGCGCCTTAATTCATACTGCAATTGGTGTAACTCCCGAACACTATCATTGCATTGAGCAGTCTAATTGTGGTATCAGTATATTGGAATTTCCTGATGGTTCTTTAGAGTCAGGTCAATTGATGGGAGTTAATAGTACCTCCAACTTAGAGGAAAGTTTACCCAATCTCCAAGAAAGCAATCAAGGTTTGCGCCTAATACTTTTGTCATCACAATCAACTTCTGAAAAGCAGATTCAGCAGAGCGTTCAGATGTTGGAAAAGATAGGTATCGATTTTAGACTGAATGCAGATATTCACGAATATCAAGCAATAGTATCCGTTAGAGCAAATTCCGAGCAGTTATCAACTGGGCTTGTTTTAGGTGGCGATCGCATCATCAAAGACTTTATCAATCAAGCACTGAGCCTCAATCCAGAGCAACTTTGGCGATTGCAACTCTATCCAGAGACCATTAGTATTCTCTATTATCCCGAACCTCAGGGCGTTCCCATACTTCAAGCCATGAATGTTTCGGTCACTGACAAAGATTTACTTTTCAAGTTGCTGGACAACAAAAGTTATATTCCTGCTCCCTTCTAA
- a CDS encoding glycosyltransferase family 2 protein, translated as MKPSTTEQPLVTIVVVPRERFSCTQESLESIYQHTDIPFKLIYVDGNSPAKVRSYLETQAQEKQFQIIRTDYYLSPNHARNIGLSQVNTKYLVFADNDIIVSPGWLQALVNCAEETGATVVGPLMCEKEPVHEMVHFAGGECRIITDIKGRRHLREKMYKQKQMVRDVHPQLQRTQTELAEFHCVLVRTEIFERIGFLDEAMLCTKEHLDFCLTVAQAGGKVYFEPDSIVTYVPGPPLEWTDIHFYMLRWSDAWTLESFQRIQEKWNLVEDDGYFKTKYKQLGWRRRGTIIKPLTRRLSFGFENKPLKKVLSFLDTRLNRYLTNRYAQLLPQRKLQLTPIQSQKVLTPELSKV; from the coding sequence ATGAAACCATCAACCACAGAACAACCCCTAGTCACCATCGTCGTTGTCCCCCGCGAACGTTTTAGCTGTACTCAAGAATCGCTAGAAAGTATTTACCAACATACAGACATTCCCTTCAAGTTAATTTATGTTGATGGGAATTCACCCGCTAAAGTTCGGTCTTATCTTGAAACCCAAGCACAAGAAAAGCAATTCCAAATTATTCGGACAGATTACTACCTTTCACCCAATCATGCTCGAAACATTGGTTTGAGCCAAGTCAACACCAAATACTTAGTATTTGCTGATAACGACATTATAGTGTCGCCGGGTTGGCTGCAAGCCCTAGTGAATTGTGCTGAAGAAACAGGGGCTACAGTCGTTGGTCCTTTAATGTGCGAAAAAGAACCAGTACACGAAATGGTTCACTTTGCAGGTGGAGAGTGTCGCATTATTACCGACATCAAAGGGAGACGACATCTGCGTGAAAAGATGTACAAGCAAAAGCAGATGGTAAGAGATGTACATCCCCAACTTCAGCGAACTCAAACAGAGTTAGCAGAGTTTCACTGCGTACTAGTTCGCACAGAGATATTTGAGCGTATTGGTTTTTTAGACGAAGCAATGCTCTGCACCAAAGAGCATCTTGATTTCTGTCTAACCGTAGCTCAAGCAGGAGGAAAAGTTTATTTTGAGCCTGATAGTATTGTCACTTATGTACCCGGTCCTCCACTAGAGTGGACAGATATACATTTTTATATGCTGCGTTGGAGTGATGCGTGGACATTGGAAAGCTTTCAACGCATTCAGGAAAAGTGGAATTTAGTTGAAGACGACGGGTACTTCAAAACCAAGTACAAACAGTTGGGATGGAGGCGCAGAGGGACGATTATCAAACCTTTAACTCGTCGCTTGAGCTTTGGGTTTGAGAACAAGCCTTTGAAAAAAGTTCTCAGTTTCTTGGATACGAGGCTTAACCGCTATTTGACAAACCGCTATGCTCAACTCTTACCTCAAAGAAAGTTACAGCTCACTCCAATACAAAGTCAGAAAGTTTTAACTCCAGAATTATCTAAGGTTTGA
- a CDS encoding ABC transporter ATP-binding protein codes for MDRHSNEKELKVVLPGIRRVWYKLSPYAQKRKMLIGASFFALLLETGFRLLEPWPLKYIFDHILVSTHNNSSGILIDTGLPPLVLLSLLALSVVFISGLSSIAAYLSTYGMSLAIVQILSEVRGDLFSHLQRLSLSFHQKFKSGDLITRVTTDIEKMRIVIVKAVLPLVTNIVTLIGMLTVMFWLNWELALVAFTIFPLFLVLTGQIVSRIRKFAGKHRNSEGILASTTGETIGAIKVVQVLSLHSLLEGIFSKQNRKSLDEVTESLRLSAALERTVQVLMAIIIAVVLWKGSHAVLQKSLTPGELLVFMTYLKNAFEPMRKLSNQVGQIAKATASGERVVELLDYEPSVRDLPGATKAHPFFGTVRFENVTFAYTPNRIILKNINFVVQSGQQVAVVGPSGSGKSTLLSLILRLYDPVEGRILIDGQDIREYTLDSLRQQVSTVMQESILFAVSVRENIAYGKLEATHQEIEKAARLANAHDFIINLPQGYDTILGERGATLSGGQRQRIAIARAAIRQAPIVILDEPTTGLDNASERAVSKALERLTQERTTFLISHNLRAVKHADLILYVESGSLLEYGTHSELMKLGDRYASLYRLQNITNNGSFRKGGTYALEA; via the coding sequence ATGGATCGTCACTCTAATGAAAAAGAATTGAAAGTCGTTTTACCAGGAATTCGGCGAGTATGGTATAAGTTATCGCCGTATGCTCAGAAGCGGAAAATGCTGATTGGGGCTTCTTTCTTTGCATTACTACTTGAAACTGGATTCCGCTTATTAGAACCTTGGCCTTTAAAGTACATTTTTGACCACATTCTTGTATCTACCCATAACAACTCTTCAGGTATTCTCATCGACACTGGTCTTCCACCATTAGTACTGCTTTCATTGTTAGCCTTGTCCGTAGTTTTTATCTCCGGATTGTCTAGCATAGCAGCTTACTTGAGTACTTATGGTATGTCTTTAGCTATTGTTCAGATCTTGTCAGAAGTACGCGGCGATCTTTTTAGTCATTTGCAACGTCTTTCTCTGTCTTTTCACCAAAAATTCAAAAGCGGTGACTTAATAACTCGCGTAACAACTGATATTGAAAAGATGCGGATTGTTATTGTCAAAGCTGTCTTACCTTTAGTGACGAATATTGTCACACTTATTGGTATGTTGACAGTGATGTTCTGGCTGAATTGGGAACTAGCACTTGTGGCATTCACTATTTTTCCCTTGTTTCTTGTATTGACAGGTCAGATCGTTAGCCGCATCCGCAAATTTGCCGGCAAGCATCGCAATTCTGAAGGTATTTTGGCTTCAACAACGGGTGAAACAATTGGTGCTATCAAGGTGGTGCAGGTACTTTCGCTTCACAGCTTGCTAGAAGGCATCTTTTCAAAGCAAAACAGAAAAAGTTTAGATGAAGTGACTGAATCTTTAAGATTGTCAGCAGCACTCGAACGGACAGTACAGGTATTAATGGCAATTATCATTGCTGTGGTTTTATGGAAAGGTTCGCACGCAGTTTTACAAAAGTCACTGACTCCTGGTGAGTTGCTAGTCTTTATGACTTACCTCAAAAATGCGTTTGAACCAATGCGAAAACTCTCCAACCAAGTGGGACAAATTGCTAAAGCGACTGCTTCTGGCGAGCGAGTTGTGGAACTGTTGGACTATGAACCAAGTGTGAGAGATTTGCCCGGTGCAACAAAAGCTCATCCTTTTTTTGGAACAGTGCGGTTTGAGAATGTGACTTTTGCTTACACGCCAAATAGAATTATCCTGAAAAATATTAACTTTGTCGTGCAATCAGGTCAACAAGTAGCGGTTGTTGGTCCATCAGGAAGCGGTAAATCAACTCTCCTTAGCTTGATTCTTCGCCTTTACGATCCTGTGGAAGGTCGAATTTTAATTGACGGACAGGATATACGCGAGTACACTTTGGACTCTCTTCGACAGCAAGTGAGTACTGTGATGCAAGAAAGTATTTTGTTTGCTGTCAGCGTGCGGGAAAATATTGCTTACGGAAAATTAGAAGCAACTCATCAAGAGATAGAAAAAGCTGCTCGTCTGGCTAATGCTCACGATTTTATTATAAATTTGCCCCAAGGTTATGACACAATATTGGGTGAACGGGGGGCGACTCTATCAGGAGGGCAGAGGCAACGGATTGCGATCGCACGTGCTGCTATCCGTCAAGCGCCAATAGTTATCCTTGATGAACCAACAACAGGGTTGGATAATGCTAGCGAACGTGCGGTCAGTAAGGCATTGGAGAGATTGACTCAAGAACGGACAACGTTTTTGATCTCTCACAATCTTAGAGCAGTAAAACACGCAGATTTGATTCTCTATGTTGAGAGTGGAAGTCTTTTAGAGTACGGCACTCATAGCGAACTCATGAAGTTGGGCGATCGATATGCAAGTTTGTATAGATTGCAAAATATTACCAACAATGGCAGTTTCCGTAAAGGAGGGACTTATGCCCTTGAAGCCTGA
- a CDS encoding colanic acid biosynthesis glycosyltransferase WcaL yields MKIAFLVWRFPVLSEAFILNQITGLIDRGHEVHIHALNGPPANLSKVHPVIEEYHLLERTYYPPTRPDNYLWRVLKAIGLLLANLDKGSLSCLQLLNLFKYGQQVTSLKWFYRAIPLLKDRTYDIIHCQFGTLGPMGLVFRETGLLQGKLVTTFRGIDISSYVQEQGDLVYEQLFQEGDFFLANCEFFRNRAIVLGCKPQKIVVHGSGIDCSKFAFTPRYLPSDKRVRIATTGRLVEKKGIEYAIRAIAKLACHHQNIEYNIIGDGPLKEDFQKLIAELNISHIVKLLGWKQQQEIIEILDNSHIFIAPSITAADGNQDAPVNTLKEAMAMGLPVISTFHGGIPELVQDGISGFLVPERDTNAIAEKLSHLISHPEIWEQMGRAGRARVQEKYDMNKLNNELVEIYQQLLHAESIKQSLLKQPFTLTHV; encoded by the coding sequence ATGAAAATTGCATTTTTAGTTTGGCGGTTTCCTGTTTTATCAGAAGCCTTCATTTTAAACCAAATCACCGGTCTCATAGATCGCGGACACGAAGTTCACATCCATGCTCTCAACGGTCCTCCTGCAAATCTTTCTAAAGTACATCCTGTTATAGAAGAATATCACCTGTTAGAACGCACTTATTACCCCCCTACTAGACCAGATAATTATTTATGGCGTGTTCTCAAAGCCATTGGATTATTGTTAGCAAATTTGGATAAAGGTTCTTTGTCCTGCTTGCAATTGCTGAACTTATTTAAATACGGTCAGCAAGTGACATCATTAAAGTGGTTTTATAGAGCAATACCGCTATTAAAAGACAGAACCTACGATATAATTCACTGTCAGTTTGGCACCTTAGGACCTATGGGTTTGGTGTTTCGGGAAACGGGTCTACTTCAAGGCAAATTGGTAACAACATTTCGTGGAATAGATATTAGTAGCTATGTTCAAGAACAAGGCGATCTCGTTTACGAACAACTCTTCCAAGAAGGAGACTTTTTCCTCGCCAACTGTGAATTTTTCCGCAATCGTGCGATCGTCCTAGGTTGCAAGCCCCAAAAAATAGTTGTCCACGGTTCGGGAATTGATTGTAGTAAATTTGCCTTCACCCCACGCTATTTACCAAGCGATAAAAGAGTACGAATAGCAACAACAGGTCGCCTAGTAGAAAAAAAAGGGATAGAGTATGCTATTCGTGCCATTGCCAAACTAGCTTGCCATCACCAAAACATAGAGTACAATATTATCGGTGATGGACCTTTAAAAGAAGATTTTCAGAAGTTAATTGCAGAACTCAATATCAGCCACATTGTCAAACTCTTAGGTTGGAAACAGCAGCAAGAAATTATTGAGATTCTCGACAACTCCCATATTTTTATAGCTCCCAGCATCACTGCAGCAGATGGAAACCAGGATGCACCCGTTAACACTTTAAAAGAAGCAATGGCAATGGGATTACCCGTGATTAGTACTTTTCACGGTGGAATTCCCGAATTAGTACAAGATGGAATTTCCGGATTTCTCGTTCCAGAGAGAGACACCAACGCCATAGCCGAGAAATTAAGCCATCTTATTTCACATCCAGAAATTTGGGAACAAATGGGTCGTGCTGGTCGGGCGCGAGTCCAAGAAAAATATGACATGAACAAACTGAACAATGAATTAGTTGAAATCTATCAACAACTACTCCATGCAGAATCAATCAAGCAATCTTTATTAAAGCAACCCTTCACTCTAACCCATGTTTAA
- a CDS encoding DUF4351 domain-containing protein: protein MQESVIYQDILEKARKQEAILIIMRLLNRRFSQLDSSLMEQVQELSTRQLEDLVEAFVDFSEVGDLVTWLNQQQKE, encoded by the coding sequence ATGCAAGAATCAGTGATTTATCAAGATATCCTTGAAAAGGCAAGAAAACAAGAAGCAATTTTAATAATTATGCGTCTACTTAATAGGCGTTTTAGCCAACTTGATTCATCATTGATGGAACAAGTACAGGAATTATCCACTCGGCAATTAGAGGATTTAGTAGAAGCTTTCGTTGATTTCTCGGAAGTAGGTGATTTAGTGACTTGGTTGAATCAACAACAAAAAGAATAG
- a CDS encoding DUF6079 family protein, with protein MRFGDFISCVVLKDGQNVLPHKSINLLWDGHLARPYFVVNVVSSSCLAAHFGDRAPEYPTFSLLITRENKIRAAQDALRFLKGTTKTKQAIAVLDGLELLDGDKLDVHRSKYANYILSLLKQKGSGQVLNRAEVIQDISGVEYMAPSQYRLEPEWVVVLAAALVYNGDSALAIPGKKFDANSLDSLVTTSVEELVNFKHIEQPKDWNLPALKALFELLGLAPGMAQLVTQG; from the coding sequence TTGAGATTTGGTGATTTCATATCTTGCGTTGTCTTAAAGGACGGGCAAAACGTCTTACCTCACAAATCTATCAATCTTTTGTGGGATGGGCATCTTGCCCGTCCTTATTTTGTAGTGAATGTGGTAAGTTCTAGCTGTTTAGCTGCTCATTTTGGAGATCGAGCACCAGAATATCCAACTTTTTCCTTGTTAATTACAAGGGAAAACAAAATCCGGGCTGCACAAGATGCATTGCGTTTTCTTAAGGGAACAACGAAGACAAAACAAGCGATCGCAGTACTTGATGGTTTGGAATTATTGGATGGAGACAAGTTAGATGTCCATCGCTCTAAATATGCGAACTACATTTTGTCCTTACTGAAGCAAAAAGGTTCCGGTCAAGTTCTCAATCGTGCGGAAGTCATTCAAGATATTTCGGGAGTTGAGTACATGGCTCCCAGTCAGTATAGATTAGAACCGGAATGGGTAGTTGTGCTGGCAGCAGCTTTAGTTTACAACGGGGATAGTGCCTTGGCTATTCCTGGGAAAAAATTTGATGCCAATAGTTTGGATAGTTTGGTGACAACTTCTGTTGAAGAACTGGTTAATTTCAAGCACATTGAGCAACCAAAAGATTGGAATTTACCAGCACTCAAAGCACTGTTTGAACTGTTGGGACTAGCACCAGGTATGGCGCAGTTGGTCACTCAAGGTTGA
- a CDS encoding DUF4351 domain-containing protein yields the protein MSYDNVCKYLAEQYPAEFVRWLLAIEPREIGVLKTELSLEPIRADSVTFLQTANQILHIEFQTLTSSNPPLPFRMLDYSVRLKRQYRCPVIQVIVFLQEEDNELVFTEEYRDETTVHRYRVIRLWEQDSALFLTNPGLLPLAPLTRTDSPQGLLARVAENVDRISDREERQNVAGCLEVLAGLRFTKDVIRQFLSEDMMRESVIYQDIAAKERKQEAILLIMRQLNRRFSQLDSSLVEQVQGLSIKQLEDLAEAFVDFSEVGDLVTWLNQQQRE from the coding sequence ATGAGTTACGATAACGTTTGTAAATATTTAGCCGAACAATACCCAGCAGAATTTGTCCGTTGGCTGCTAGCAATTGAGCCGAGGGAGATCGGCGTACTGAAAACTGAATTGAGTTTAGAACCAATTCGTGCCGATTCTGTGACTTTCCTGCAAACAGCAAACCAAATTTTGCACATTGAATTTCAAACTTTAACGTCATCCAATCCACCGCTTCCGTTCAGAATGCTCGATTACTCAGTGCGATTAAAGCGACAATATCGGTGTCCAGTGATACAAGTCATCGTCTTTTTACAGGAAGAAGATAATGAACTCGTTTTTACAGAGGAATATCGAGATGAGACAACAGTTCACCGTTATCGAGTCATTCGCCTATGGGAACAAGATTCAGCATTATTTCTCACTAACCCAGGATTGCTACCCCTAGCACCTTTAACGCGGACAGATTCACCTCAAGGGTTGTTGGCGCGAGTTGCAGAAAACGTAGATAGAATTTCAGATAGAGAGGAACGACAAAATGTTGCAGGTTGTCTGGAGGTCTTAGCTGGCTTGCGGTTTACTAAGGATGTAATTCGTCAATTTTTATCGGAGGATATGATGCGAGAATCAGTGATTTATCAAGATATTGCAGCCAAGGAAAGAAAACAAGAAGCAATTTTATTAATCATGCGTCAGCTTAATCGGCGTTTTAGTCAACTGGATTCATCATTGGTGGAACAAGTACAGGGATTATCCATTAAGCAATTAGAGGATCTAGCAGAAGCTTTCGTTGATTTCTCGGAAGTGGGGGATTTAGTGACTTGGTTGAATCAACAACAAAGAGAGTAG
- a CDS encoding DUF6079 family protein has protein sequence MRSQVLPNPLTNEFIHDIQEVLSGLVKVVVKTQDLQKVLLNGGSPCTVQEMKKRFDDYLSDLAKGKDPGKVRIVVE, from the coding sequence TTGCGATCGCAAGTTCTGCCAAATCCATTGACAAATGAGTTTATTCATGATATTCAAGAAGTTCTTTCTGGGTTAGTCAAGGTAGTTGTTAAGACACAAGATTTGCAGAAGGTGTTACTAAATGGGGGTTCGCCTTGTACCGTCCAAGAGATGAAAAAACGGTTTGATGATTATCTCAGCGATCTAGCAAAGGGTAAAGATCCAGGTAAGGTTCGGATTGTTGTAGAGTAA